The Periplaneta americana isolate PAMFEO1 chromosome 14, P.americana_PAMFEO1_priV1, whole genome shotgun sequence region ggcccgggttcgaattccggtcgggacaagtaacctggttgaggttttttccgaggatttccctcaacccaatatgagcgcatgctgggtaactatcagtgctggaccctgactcatttcaccggcattatcaccttcacttcattcagatgctaaataacctgagatgttgatacagcgtcgtaaaataacccactaagaaAAGAGACATGCCGTAATTGCAATGGCACACagtaaagaaaaattgaaaaaagtgaaaaggaGATCCTAAATAATTATATGTAACTTGAAATGTTTCAGTGTAtcctaaaaaatatattacatttttagaaTTTGTACTTTTATAACAAAAGGACGTTCTTGTTAAAGTAAAGACCAATTATGTACTATGCAGGGTCTAATCTGAAGATTAACATCGAAAAATGTGTAAAAGTGCAAGAAAACATTCATAGAATTGATCATTTTGAAAATCCCTTTAATTTTAACAACATTTATGACAGCCTTAAATATTATCAAAatagaatattgatatttttcatttaaataatttcaatgtgaCAATCTTGTTTCAGACATATTGAAATATATCTGGAACAATTGTCAGTAGTCTGtgcttttttgttatttttatatatatttttttttttcagaggtctcTGTGACCATGTCTGGGAGAGTGTGTCACTTAATTTAGACCTGGGTGGTTAAGGGttaatgagttttttcacaccaattcttgtttcattacataattttggtgggtcagtatttcacaatagtactattggtgattcaatattaagtattaaattatatgatagcaatccttgtggttttaaggaattcaagaattcagttggatacaacacattctgctcactatgtacaactgaattgagaaattcataatacgttccTGGGCTGAGTAAagatattgcatgaattatctagttttagccttcgcgatctgtaacaacaatgtaatttaatttcgtgttaaaatttccaaggcctcgtgaagttgaatacaacagacaataataaaagaagaattgactgtagaatattttgtattttaatattatacatgaagatttgatctatttatttgtatattttataattttaattaacttaacttccatttgcacaattttaatgtagcctatgttcttctcctggttatgaagattaaatgtgcaaactttggcacatattggtcaaagcgtgtagatttgtatagagaacatacacacacacatacatacatacatacatacatacatacatacatacatacatacatacatacatacatacatacatacatacccacattcaattttatatattaagatttgtTCTTAAAACCACCATAgatatctcaacttaattataattctttacatattacatataaactgaagtgaattacattagctcataaattaagttattactttttcgtataggctttatctcaaattaaatgaatatgtactagtcgttaaaacttaactgaagaatattgctggagaaccttaagtatatttaaatattcataatttaagtatGCATGTCTCTATTGTAGCTACTGATTAAGgccggttgagtggaagagaaggtcttatggccttaactctgccagcgaaaataaaagatTCTATTCTATTGTCCAAAATTACCTACATTTATACTTTTATGagacaatttaaattataaatgtacttcatctGTCACAAATTTCTACAACACTTTAAGaactggcatgatgaatttcatacttgaagtgtcaacaacagtcatgccagatagtttttttgtttctcctggaaATTTATgtatttggactatggttgtttaaaaaaaatccttcaattgAATCCTTGTCGTACCCCTCTCCCTACTTCACAGACGGGAAGATAATGTtacgttaataaaatatttcttattaaaaCATGAATATcctatcattttatttaatgtaggtattgtaatatattttttcaaatcaaAAGTGGGTTGcataaaatgtaatatctatactaataataaatctgtagccgaaatttttctggtaattttcgattttccaaaaataattggtcctaacatatataattaaccaccttgaaaccgaaaatcgcttttttgaaatttttgtttgtatgtctgtctgtctgtatgtttgttaccttttcacgcgataatggctgaacggatttcgatgaaaattggaatataaattaagttcgtcgtaacttagattaaaggctatatggcattcaaaatacattatttaaaaggggggttataagggggcctgaattaaataagtcgaaatatctcgcttattattgatttttatgaaaaatgttacataataaaaatttctttaaaaatcatttccgataagttttatcctttgaaaaagtttgataggactgatatttaatgagataaatgagttttaaaattaaaataactgccatctaaggccgtgtaatgaattaaaaaacaaatgacttcgtctataaggggccttggacagcaacaatcgaaagctatgaaagatagcctacagataatgtttctgcgtttctatgaagtaatataagaagcttaattaaccgatttgtataattaattattaattcaccattggaaagtgtagtttctctagatggacataatgctataatgttatcacagtaactcctgagtgaatcgaggacaggtaagattgaaatagatccttatgcacagaaaacttgataggctattctgtatattcgtttcctgtatttcctaaactaatttttatgaccaaatgagtggtgtctggatcaaaatgatcgcattttaattttttaattaaatttaaattaagtaacataataaacgatttatccttctatcaaacacgaatgttccctggataaaatgccctattttaattatataattactttatatatttatttctaacgggtgcagcggagcgcacgggtacgactagtaaAGCAATAATTATTTAGATTGACATTGTAACTGACTGTACTGCAAGGTGTAAATAGTACCGCTGTAGCAATCCACCAATCAGAACAGATTACAGCGTAACGATACTTACTACCTTTATTTACGTTGCTTTCTTCTTGTGATCAATAGAGATCAACCTGTATTTAACTGATGAGTCATGGCAACAAACGACTACACGGATGGTTGCAGAGAGAAGCAAAGGtatttttaattggctattttacgacgctttatcagctgctatggttatctatcgtctgaataagatgaaggtgataatgccagcgaaatgaaccagggtccagcgccgaaagttactctgcatttgctcttaatgtgttgagggaaaacccccaaaaaatcttaaccaggtatattgtttcaaccaggatttgaacccggccccctcgtttcacgatcagacacgataatcgttactccacagcggtggactgcaaAGGTATTGAAATACTGAATAGGTAAAATTGAAATCTAATTTTTGGTTCACAATGTATAAAATTTTGCGCGTTTTATATTACGAAGTTTTAGTCCGTTTTCTTGCATGACAATTCTCTGGTCCTCGTCTGCCTCACGGTAACCCTGGCAAGATAATGACATTGAACCTGATACCGGAAAGTACACTGAGCAACATTAACGTAATCACTAGAGCCATCTATCATAATGTCATGTGTATCATATTACCCATATCAACGTTTCTACAGATAATTTGCCTTCTTTGCTAGAAGAGCGCCATACATTAACTTTTGTTCTTAGTCCCTCACACATCTGGTTTCAAGCTACTCGCAACATGTCGGGAAGGTTGAATCGAACCTCGCTCCATCGCGACATAAGACCCCTGTACTACGTCTCCAAAGTCTTGGGTCTGGCTTCGTTTTCATTCTTCAAGAACCCAGAAACGAATGAAGAATCTATCAACACCAAGTTCGCTTCTAACATCGGGGGACTATTGTGGACGTCAGTGATGTTCTGTGTCATGATTGGTGGCCTCATCTACTCCATCGTGAGGTACCAGTTGTCGTACATAAGACATGCCGGCGAAGTTGTGAACAACGCCTTCTCTTTTCCACTGAACTTCGTTATAGCGCTAGTGTCTCTTTTAAACGCTACAGTCAGCAGGGGCAAGATGAGAGAGTTGGTGAACAAGCTTATAGTCATCGAAGAACATCTGCTGAAGTACAAGATCGAGGGCTGCTGCATCTATTCTGAGATCTCCATCTTCTTCCTGGTCTTCGGCTTCATATGTTACGATACATGGTTTAGTGGCAATGGACTGATATTACTACATGATGCAATTTACAGACTGGCATATCTAATCGGATTCGTGATAGTGATGCAATTTTGTAAGTTTGTGCAAATGATACAGCATCGTTTAATAACTGTTAGAAATGTTTTGAATTCTATAGACCAAGACACTACAGTTAAACACGAGCATAAGGTTATCAACACAGATGATCAATACGGAGTCAACAGAATGGAGTTCCAAATGTCTACACTgacaactgagacaaaatttaaaaactgcAATGGCATAATTTGTGCACAAAATAACATCACGTGTGTCAACGAAACGTCACAATCAGAAATAAACCTCAAATTAATCGAAATAATGCATTTACGTCGAACATATAATGACATTTACGAATGTTCAGGCCTTGTGAACTCTATTTATGGCTTCCAGATTCTTCTTTTGTTTATACGCACGTCAATAGCCTTGGTAACGAATATCCACGCTTTCATTAGGAGCTTCACAGAGCCCTTTCCTGAAGCGAGTTTAGTTAACACCGGTTCCTATTTGGCGTCACTTCCGCTTTGGATCGTGACGTTTTTGGGAATGCTAATTGCTATGACGGTTTCATGCCAGATGACTTCTCTGGAATCCAAGAAACTCAACGACAGAGTTCAGAAAGCACTGCTAAAGAATACACTGACAAATGAAATGCAACAACAATTGCAGTTGTATTCCTCTCAAATATCTAGTAATAGAATTGAGTTCACGGCCTTCTGGTTCTTCACAGTTGATCTTTCTCTGTTGTGTACAATCTTGGCGTCAGCTACAACTTACATTGTGATATTGGTTCAATTCAAGTGACAGATTTAAGAGTTTCTTAATTTAGTTATGAGGTAGATGGATTATTctataattattttgttcatagcAAAGGATAATATTCAGAGTAACTTCGACACATACTCAAAATTTTGGGTATTTATAAAGTAACTAACATAGATGTaacttaatctatactaataataaatctgtaaccgaaatttttgtggtaattttcgatttttcaaaagtaattggtcctaacatatataattaaccgccctgaaactgaaaatcaattttttgacatttttgtttgtatgtatgtatgtctgtctgtctgtctgtctgtacgtttgttaccttttcacgcgataatggctgaaccgatttatatgaaaattgaaatataaattaagttcgttgtaacttagattttaggctatatggcattcaaaatactttatttaaaagggagattataagggggcctgaattaaataaatcgaaatatcttgcttattatttatttttgtgaaaaatattaggcctacataacaaacggctttttttttcaaatgatttccgataagttttattctatgcaaaattttgataggactgatatttaagaatatacaagacttttaaataacaatacaatacattttcgccgcctcagattatagcgttgttgttcctgcaatgactcctatgtgcaaaatataaaattcttgagtaggaagaaaaaacacatttattcattccatggcaatggtacatagagatcgtgaattcttacattttcgaaacaaataaatataattacatatcactatatatgctgtatcactatttaagttatttgaagggttcagaaccatagtgggccaagctccatttacagaagacgtagaaaacaagggttaaaattaagttattaccataattcaatggaaacatgtagcaagtaatataaagtttacacattaaaactaaatgatatgtcaatcttcatt contains the following coding sequences:
- the LOC138713030 gene encoding putative gustatory receptor 28b encodes the protein MSGRLNRTSLHRDIRPLYYVSKVLGLASFSFFKNPETNEESINTKFASNIGGLLWTSVMFCVMIGGLIYSIVRYQLSYIRHAGEVVNNAFSFPLNFVIALVSLLNATVSRGKMRELVNKLIVIEEHLLKYKIEGCCIYSEISIFFLVFGFICYDTWFSGNGLILLHDAIYRLAYLIGFVIVMQFCKFVQMIQHRLITVRNVLNSIDQDTTVKHEHKVINTDDQYGVNRMEFQMSTLTTETKFKNCNGIICAQNNITCVNETSQSEINLKLIEIMHLRRTYNDIYECSGLVNSIYGFQILLLFIRTSIALVTNIHAFIRSFTEPFPEASLVNTGSYLASLPLWIVTFLGMLIAMTVSCQMTSLESKKLNDRVQKALLKNTLTNEMQQQLQLYSSQISSNRIEFTAFWFFTVDLSLLCTILASATTYIVILVQFK